A window from Bosea sp. ANAM02 encodes these proteins:
- a CDS encoding TIGR03808 family TAT-translocated repetitive protein has protein sequence MVLSRRNVLAMGLFGTASVVLPAHAQSRSAASGPLGHLGLDAGQFGLRSGAAEDQSRQLLAALKQAAARGAPLLLPPGRYRIGGVNLPENARIAGVPGETHLVTADGQPVLIAHNLARAELSGLSFDGLDIPSAQRIGLLTAQNVGELEVSGCAFAKAGSVGLTLDRCGGRITANRFGNMRDAALFAIDSKGLSVEQNRVEDCGNNGIQIWRNQPGDDGSIVRGNHVLRIRADAGGSGQNGNGISVFRAGGVIIEGNQLRDCAMTFIRNNSGSGVQMLGNQGRRCGEVGLYSEFAFEGAIIANNLVEDCAAGATMTNLDHGGRIAICANNIIRRVKRADMPYTKDPVGGFGIHVEAEAAVTGNVIEDASDAGISLGWSWGMRNLAATGNVIRKTGIGISVSLVPKERNALIANNVIAEARDGAVIGTEYGKPVTGDLTKGFDSKAAGVVVANNAVR, from the coding sequence ATGGTGCTTTCCCGACGCAACGTTCTGGCGATGGGCCTTTTCGGCACGGCCTCGGTCGTTCTTCCGGCCCATGCCCAGTCGCGCAGCGCCGCTTCCGGGCCGCTCGGCCATCTCGGCCTCGATGCGGGCCAGTTCGGCCTGCGCTCCGGCGCCGCCGAGGATCAGTCGCGGCAGCTTCTGGCCGCCCTGAAACAGGCCGCAGCGCGCGGGGCTCCGCTGCTGCTGCCGCCCGGCCGCTATCGGATCGGCGGCGTCAATCTGCCCGAGAATGCGCGGATCGCCGGCGTGCCCGGAGAGACGCATCTCGTCACGGCCGATGGCCAACCCGTATTGATCGCCCATAATCTCGCGCGGGCCGAGCTCTCCGGGCTGAGCTTCGACGGGCTCGATATTCCCTCGGCCCAGCGCATCGGCCTGCTGACGGCGCAGAATGTCGGGGAACTCGAAGTCTCCGGCTGTGCCTTCGCCAAGGCCGGTTCGGTCGGCCTGACGCTCGATCGTTGTGGTGGACGCATCACGGCGAACCGCTTCGGCAACATGCGGGACGCCGCCCTGTTCGCGATCGATTCGAAGGGGCTGAGCGTCGAGCAGAACCGGGTCGAGGATTGCGGCAACAACGGCATCCAGATCTGGCGCAACCAGCCCGGCGACGACGGCTCCATCGTCCGGGGCAACCATGTCCTGCGCATCCGCGCCGATGCCGGCGGCAGTGGCCAGAACGGCAACGGGATCAGTGTCTTCCGCGCCGGTGGTGTCATCATCGAGGGCAACCAGCTCCGGGATTGCGCGATGACCTTCATCCGCAACAATTCCGGCTCGGGCGTCCAGATGCTCGGCAACCAGGGGCGGCGGTGCGGCGAGGTCGGCCTCTACAGCGAATTCGCCTTCGAGGGCGCGATCATCGCCAACAACCTCGTCGAGGACTGCGCAGCCGGCGCGACCATGACCAATCTCGACCATGGCGGGCGCATCGCGATCTGCGCCAATAACATCATCCGCAGGGTCAAACGAGCCGATATGCCCTACACCAAGGACCCGGTCGGCGGCTTCGGCATCCATGTCGAGGCTGAAGCCGCGGTAACCGGCAACGTCATCGAGGATGCGAGCGACGCCGGTATCTCGCTCGGCTGGTCCTGGGGCATGCGAAACCTCGCCGCCACCGGCAACGTCATCCGCAAGACCGGGATCGGCATCTCGGTCTCGCTGGTGCCAAAGGAGCGCAATGCGCTGATCGCCAACAACGTCATCGCCGAAGCCCGCGACGGCGCCGTGATCGGCACCGAATACGGCAAGCCCGTCACCGGCGACCTGACGAAGGGCTTTGACAGCAAGGCGGCCGGGGTCGTGGTCGCGAACAACGCGGTGCGCTGA
- a CDS encoding asparaginase — MENPVLAEVTRGNAVESRHRGAAIVVDADGGVVFSVGEVERPVFPRSAVKAIQGLPLIESGAADRYGLTEAEIALAVSSHSGEPLHAETSLAMLRKAGRDAGCLECGAHWPSNEVVSRALAKSGAEPSALNNNCSGKHAGFVCLSCNMGEDPEGYVKASHPVQQAVRGALEAVTGAAHSADRMGIDGCSIPSYAVPLEALALGFARFGTGHGFGPERAKAAARIRAAAAAHPFMVAGTGRYDTRLMDLLGARAFTKTGAEGVYCAALPELGYGIALKCDDGAGRAAEIALGALIARFLPMDDATQAAFAPLREAVLKNWNGIEVGRIRAPVG; from the coding sequence ATGGAAAATCCTGTGCTTGCCGAGGTCACGCGCGGCAACGCCGTCGAATCGCGCCATCGCGGCGCGGCGATCGTCGTCGATGCCGATGGCGGCGTGGTGTTTTCGGTGGGCGAGGTCGAGCGTCCGGTCTTCCCGCGCTCGGCCGTCAAGGCGATCCAGGGCCTACCCTTGATCGAGAGCGGCGCCGCCGATCGCTACGGGCTGACCGAGGCCGAGATCGCGCTCGCCGTCTCCTCGCATTCCGGCGAGCCGCTCCATGCCGAAACCTCGCTCGCCATGCTGCGCAAGGCCGGGCGCGACGCCGGCTGCCTCGAATGCGGCGCGCATTGGCCTTCGAACGAAGTCGTGTCGCGAGCCCTGGCGAAATCGGGCGCGGAGCCGAGCGCCCTCAACAACAACTGCTCCGGCAAGCATGCCGGCTTCGTCTGCCTGTCCTGCAACATGGGCGAGGACCCCGAGGGTTATGTGAAGGCGAGCCACCCGGTGCAGCAGGCCGTGCGCGGCGCGCTGGAGGCCGTGACCGGCGCCGCCCATAGCGCCGATCGCATGGGCATCGACGGCTGTTCGATCCCGTCCTATGCCGTGCCGCTCGAGGCGCTGGCGCTGGGCTTCGCCCGGTTCGGCACCGGCCACGGTTTCGGGCCGGAGCGGGCGAAGGCGGCGGCGCGCATCCGCGCGGCAGCGGCGGCCCATCCGTTCATGGTCGCCGGCACCGGCCGCTATGACACCCGCCTGATGGACCTGCTCGGCGCACGCGCCTTCACCAAGACCGGGGCCGAGGGCGTCTATTGCGCTGCGCTTCCGGAACTTGGCTACGGCATTGCCCTGAAATGCGATGACGGCGCCGGCCGCGCCGCCGAGATCGCGCTCGGTGCCCTGATCGCCCGCTTCCTGCCGATGGACGACGCTACGCAGGCGGCCTTCGCGCCGCTGCGCGAGGCCGTGCTGAAGAACTGGAACGGCATCGAGGTCGGCCGCATCCGCGCGCCGGTCGGCTGA
- the meaB gene encoding methylmalonyl Co-A mutase-associated GTPase MeaB has translation MVDSSPPADPLGDAILAGERAALARAITLAESWRADHREQAQALIQRLLPHTGRAIRVGITGVPGVGKSTTIDALGTYLTEKGHKVAVLAVDPSSTRTGGSILGDKTRMARLAVDPDAYIRPSPSSGTLGGVAAKTRETMLLCEAAGFDVILVETVGVGQSETAVADLTDFFLVLMLPNAGDELQGIKKGIIELADMIAVNKADGDGATLARAAAAQYRAALHILAPASPLWSTPVVTISGLTGLGLDALWTKIEEHRGRFDAKGLIAEKRRKQDVKWMWAMVQDRLQARLRHDPALKARTPELEAAVAAGRLPPTSAADEIARALGL, from the coding sequence ATGGTCGACAGCAGCCCTCCAGCCGATCCGCTCGGCGATGCGATCCTCGCCGGCGAGCGCGCGGCCCTGGCGCGCGCGATCACGCTGGCGGAATCGTGGCGCGCCGACCATCGCGAGCAGGCACAGGCCCTGATCCAACGGCTGCTGCCCCATACCGGACGGGCCATCCGCGTCGGCATCACCGGCGTGCCGGGCGTCGGCAAGTCGACCACGATCGATGCGCTGGGAACCTATCTGACGGAGAAAGGCCACAAGGTCGCGGTGCTGGCGGTCGACCCCTCCTCGACGCGTACCGGCGGCTCGATCCTCGGCGACAAGACGCGAATGGCAAGGCTCGCGGTCGATCCCGACGCCTATATCCGCCCTTCCCCGTCCTCGGGCACGCTCGGCGGCGTCGCGGCCAAGACGCGCGAGACCATGCTGCTCTGCGAGGCCGCCGGCTTCGACGTGATCCTGGTCGAGACGGTCGGCGTCGGCCAGTCGGAGACGGCGGTGGCCGATCTCACCGATTTCTTCCTCGTGCTGATGCTGCCCAATGCCGGCGACGAATTGCAGGGCATCAAGAAGGGCATCATCGAACTCGCCGACATGATCGCGGTCAACAAGGCCGATGGCGACGGCGCGACGCTTGCCCGTGCGGCGGCGGCCCAGTACAGGGCCGCGCTGCACATCCTGGCCCCGGCTTCGCCCCTGTGGAGCACGCCGGTCGTGACGATCTCGGGGCTGACCGGGCTCGGCCTCGATGCCCTCTGGACGAAGATCGAGGAGCATCGCGGCCGTTTCGATGCCAAGGGCCTGATCGCCGAGAAGCGCCGCAAGCAGGACGTGAAATGGATGTGGGCGATGGTGCAGGACCGATTGCAAGCCAGGCTCCGACACGATCCTGCGCTGAAGGCCCGCACACCGGAATTGGAAGCCGCCGTCGCCGCCGGCCGCCTGCCCCCGACCTCGGCGGCCGACGAAATCGCGCGGGCGCTGGGATTGTAG
- a CDS encoding alpha/beta hydrolase, with amino-acid sequence MSPDYETEYNNRARVPEHPGIIAGWQTDAAAYRSEALSELDVSYGEGERQAYDLFKPETMRGNALVMFIHGGYWQALDRSYFSHMARGLNRLGLPVAVVGYDLCPQVHLGHIVWELQQAAAALWRRFGLPVIATGHSAGGHLSACTLATDWKNVDPDLPDQLVPAAYGISGLYNLKPLTETSINKALNLDLAAAELESPLFWPAPASLTMDAVVGGAESDEYHRQSRRLVDVWSLEGVTTRYEEIPGANHFTVIAGLTDPENAMTRRIAALAGA; translated from the coding sequence ATGTCACCGGACTACGAGACCGAATACAACAACCGAGCCCGCGTGCCCGAACATCCGGGAATCATCGCCGGCTGGCAGACGGACGCCGCCGCCTATCGCAGTGAAGCTCTGTCCGAGCTCGACGTCTCCTATGGCGAGGGCGAGCGCCAGGCCTACGACCTGTTCAAGCCCGAAACGATGCGCGGCAACGCGCTGGTGATGTTCATCCATGGCGGCTACTGGCAGGCGCTGGACCGCAGCTATTTCTCGCATATGGCGCGTGGTCTGAACCGGCTCGGCCTGCCGGTCGCGGTCGTCGGCTACGATCTCTGCCCGCAGGTCCATCTCGGCCATATCGTCTGGGAACTGCAGCAGGCGGCGGCGGCGCTGTGGCGGCGCTTCGGCCTGCCGGTGATCGCGACCGGCCATTCCGCCGGCGGCCATCTCAGCGCCTGCACGCTCGCCACCGACTGGAAGAACGTCGATCCCGACCTGCCGGACCAGCTCGTGCCGGCGGCCTATGGCATCTCCGGGCTCTACAATCTGAAGCCGCTCACCGAGACCAGCATCAACAAGGCGCTGAATCTCGACCTGGCCGCCGCGGAGCTGGAAAGCCCGCTGTTCTGGCCGGCGCCAGCCTCGCTGACGATGGATGCGGTGGTCGGTGGCGCGGAAAGCGACGAGTACCACAGGCAGAGCCGCCGGCTCGTCGATGTCTGGAGCCTGGAAGGCGTGACGACGCGCTACGAGGAAATCCCCGGTGCCAACCATTTCACCGTGATCGCCGGGCTGACCGATCCCGAGAATGCGATGACCCGACGGATCGCCGCGCTCGCCGGCGCTTGA